The following proteins are co-located in the Engraulis encrasicolus isolate BLACKSEA-1 chromosome 2, IST_EnEncr_1.0, whole genome shotgun sequence genome:
- the LOC134438827 gene encoding lectin-like — translation MRMIKLMLVVMLGFPCISARKQFKEKLGKLEDCPVEDYETWDLVGPYCAKHFHDTRTFGEAEISCREEAEDGHLIAVHDIETADDLRILTGAYNKKTWIGGFNVQCTDGFMWTDGSDWDYNNWVPGEPSDMGDCVQMVYDSPGLFDTAECCEKRTYVCAFLAED, via the exons ATGAGGATGATCAAGTTGATGCTGGTGGTGATGCTTGGATTTCCATGCATTAGTGCCAGAA AACAATTCAAGGAAAAACTTGGAAAGTTGGAAGACTGTCCAGTTGAAGACTATGAAACCTGGGATTTAGTGGGGCCATATTGTGCCAAACATTTCCATGACACTCGCACATTTGGTGAAGCTGAG ATTTCCTGCAGGGAGGAGGCTGAAGATGGCCATCTGATTGCCGTCCATGACATTGAAACTGCTGATGACCTGAGGATTTTGACTGGAGCTTATAACAAAAAGACCTGGATTGGAGGATTCAATGTTCAATGT ACCGACGGCTTCATGTGGACTGACGGCTCTGACTGGGACTACAACAACTGGGTGCCTGGAGAGCCTAGTGACATGGGCGACTGTGTGCAGATGGTCTATGACA GTCCTGGCCTGTTTGACACTGCTGAGTGTTGTGAGAAGCGTACCTATGTCTGTGCCTTCCTGGCAGAGGACTAA
- the LOC134462491 gene encoding lectin-like, with translation MKIFQLMLVMTLGLAVLCDTPEDQEEIGLLSEPVLELARCSVDGFKDWYVVGSFCAKHFTQKHSFPDAEKACRAKHPRGHLISLHDGTMNNDVKALTRSQAWIGGYKLDCGRDWIWTDGSKWCYQNWVPGEPNNSGRCAHINWHTHGKFDDTRCCNRKTFICAFPLAQ, from the exons ATGAAGATATTCCAACTGATGTTGGTGATGACTCTCGGGCTGGCAGTCCTGTGTGACACACCCGAAGACCAAGAGG aaataggcctactttccGAGCCGGTTTTGGAGTTAGCAAGATGCTCTGTTGATGGCTTCAAGGACTGGTACGTGGTGGGGTCATTCTGCGCCAAGCATTTTACCCAGAAACACTCCTTTCCGGACGCAGAG AAAGCGTGCAGGGCAAAGCATCCCCGCGGTCACCTCATATCTCTTCATGATGGCACCATGAACAATGATGTGAAAGCCCTTACGCGCTCCCAAGCTTGGATAGGAGGATACAAGTTGGACTGT GGCAGAGACTGGATTTGGACTGACGGCTCCAAGTGGTGTTACCAGAACTGGGTTCCAGGAGAGCCTAACAACAGTGGGAGATGCGCTCACATCAACTGGCACA CTCATGGCAAGTTTGATGATACAAGGTGCTGTAATAGGAAAACCTTTATCTGTGCTTTCCCGCTTGCCCAGTAA